Part of the Pseudarthrobacter sp. NBSH8 genome is shown below.
CGGTGCTGTTCGCTGTCCCTGAACTCCCGCGGCCGGAGCGGGCCCAACCCCTGAATTTCGTGGCCTCCTACGGCCTGCTGATCCGCCGGATCAAGGCAATCTATGCCACCAGCCCGCACACCATCTATTTCCTCCTGGCCAGCGCCGTCTTCCGCGACGGCCTCGCGGCCGTGTTCACGTTCGGCGGCATCATCGCGGCCGGCACGTTCGGCTTCGAATTATCCGAAGTCATCTTCTTCGCCATCTTCGGGAACGTGGTGGCGGCCGTGGGGGCGGTCATCGGCGGGTTCCTGGACGACAGGGTGGGGCCCAAGGCCGTCATTGTGGGTTCCCTCGTGGGGCTGCTGATCGCCGGGACCATGATCCTGGTCCTCGGCAACGGGGACTACATTTTCTTTGGCACGGCGTGGGCAGGCAGCACTACGTTCTGGGTCTTCGGACTGTTCCTGTGCCTGTTTGTGGGGCCCGCCCAGTCCTCGTCGCGGGCTTACCTGGCCCGGCTGGCACCCCACGGTGAGTCCGGCGAACTGTTCGGCCTCTACGCCACCACCGGCCGCGCCGTCAGCTTCCTGGCTCCGGCGCTGTTCACCCTGTGCATCGTGCTGGCCACTCCGCTGGTGGCGCCCGGCGAGGCCCAGCGCTGGGGCATACTCGGCATCATGGTGGTGCTGCTCGCCGGCCTGCTGGTTCTGCTCCCGGTGAAGTCGCCGGCCAAGACCGCCATCGCCGTCGTTCCCGTCTCCTAGCACCAACGGATACTTAGGCCCCGCTCCCTGGACGCCCGCGCCGCCCTGCGCGCACCCACCCGAAATCCGTTTGTGGAGACTAGGCTGGGTTGTATGAACGTGGACGAGACTGACCTCCCCGGCCTGGGCCGTCGGAAGGACTTCATGACGGCTTCCGGCCGCCGCATCGGCGTCGTGGAGCTGCGGGAGGGCATGATGGAACTCATCGTTTCCACCTGGGACGATCCTGACACCTGCCAGGCGTCAATCCCCCTGACCGGTGATGAGGCCGCTGCCCTGGGCAACCTCCTGGGCGGGCAGCACCTGGCCATGAAACTGAGTGAGGAGCACAAGGAGATTCCGGGCATCGTGACCCGGCAGTTCTCCATCGCTCCGGAATCCCCGTTCCAGAACCAGCCCATGGGGAAGGCCTGCATCCGCACCCGTTGCGGCGTCTCGATCGTGGCGATCATGCGTGAAGGCGAGGTGCTCCCGTCACCGGGTCCCGACGTCGTCCTTCACTCCGGTGACCTCCTGGTCGCAGTGGGAACGCAAGAAGGCCTCGATTCGGCGGCCGACATCCTGCGCAACGGCTGAGCGCCATGGACCCGCTGGCCCTGACCCTCATTGAACTGGGGGCCGTTGTGTTCTGCCTTGGCCTCCTGGCCAGGCTGGCCGGACGGATCGGAATGTCACCCATCCCGCTTTACCTCGTTGGCGGACTCGCCTTCGGCGCAGGCGGCGTGGTCAAGCTCGAAGGCATGCAAGAATTCGCACATCTCTCCGGCGAAATCGGCGTGATCCTGCTGCTGCTTATGCTCGGTTTGGAATATACGGCTGCCGAGCTTTTCACCGGTCTGCGCAAGTCTTGGCAGGCCGGTGTTCTTGACCTGGTGCTGAATTTCGTTCCCGGTGCGGCACTGGCGCTGCTGCTTGGCTGGGGCCTGGTAGGCGCAATGGTCATGGGCGGTGTCACGTATATATCGTCCTCCGGGATCGCGGCAAAGGTCATCACGGACCTTGGCCGGATCGGTAACCGCGAGACTCCCGTGGTGCTGTCCATCCTGGTGTTCGAGGACCTGGCCATGGCCGTGTACCTGCCCATCCTCACTGCAACCCTCTCCGGCGTGGGCTTCCTGGGCGGTCTCACCACAGTGGGGATCTCCCTGGCAGTGGTCACCGTGGTGTTGATGGTGGCGCTCCGCCACGGCCACCGGGTGTCCCAGGCCGTGCACAGCGAAAATTCCGAGGTTTTCCTGCTCAATCTCCTCGGCGCTGCACTGCTGGTGGCTGGCGTCGCGTCCGCCCTGCAGGTTTCAGCGGCAGTGGGCGCGTTTATGCTGGGCATCGCCATCTCGGGGGCTACCGCCCACAGCGCCACCCGGATCCTGGAACCGCTGCGGGACCTCTTTGCAGCCATCTTCTTTGTGGCCTTCGGGCTCAACACAGACCCGGCCACCATCCCGCCGGTGTTCGGCTGGGCCCTGCTCCTGGCGGTCATCACGGCCATTACCAAGATGCTCACAGGGATCTGGGCCGCCAAGCGGGCCGGCATTGCCCGTCCGGGGCGCTTCCGTGCCGGCGCCGCACTGATTGCCCGCGGCGAGTTCTCCATCGTGATCGCCGGACTGGCCGTGGCGTCAGGCGTGGTCCCGGACGACCTCGCCGCCCTGGCAACCGCCTACGTGCTGATCATGGCCATCCTCGGGCCGCTGGCAGCGCGCTATGTGGAGCCGGCACTGAAGGCCTTCGGCGGGCCGGTTCGGTTGGCCGCAAAGGCATAGGCCACGGGCCTAATCACGCACCCCGGGGGATCTCACCCCTCACCAACCTCTCGCTGACGCGGCTCAGACCTCGGTGCGGTGGAAGTTCAGGTGGCTGCGGCTGGCTGTTGGCCCGCGCTGGCCCTGGTAGCGGTTGCCGTATTCGCCCGAACCGTAAGGAAACTCAGCAGCCGAGGTCAGCCGGAAGAAGCACAGCTGGCCGATCTTCATACCAGGCCAGAGCTTGATGGGCAGCGTGGCCATGTTGGAGAGCTCCAACGTGACGTGGCCGGAAAACCCCGGATCAATGAACCCCGCCGTGGAGTGCGTCAGCAGGCCCAGGCGGCCCAGGGAGGACTTGCCTTCCAACCGCGCAGCAATATCGTCCGGCAACGTGACGGTCTCGTACGTGGAGCCCAGCACGAACTCACCGGGGTGCAGGATGAACGGCTCTCCGCTCTCCACTTCCACCAGCCGGGTCAGCTCGGGCTGCTCTTCCGCTGGGTCGATATGCGCGTACTTGTGGTTGTCGAAGAGTCGGAAAAACCGGTCGATCCGGACGTCCACGGACGACGGCTGGACCATCTCGGGATCGTACGGTTCGAGGACGATCCGTTGGGAGTTTAGTTCGGCACGAATGTCGCGGTCAGAGATCAGCACCGTCCCAAATTACTATGCGTTGTCCACAGCGCACACTTTTTCGTTGTTGCTGTCGCCTTCTGGGGCTAATGTTGCCTCAGAATGACACCGCCGGATGGTCTCCCCGGTTGGTACAGCTGAACTGATCTGGGGTTGGTTTTGAATAAATTTGCGGCGCCCGCCGTTGTGGCGATGCTATGTGCGCTCGCGCTGGTGTCCCCGGCGGCCGGCATGTATTCCGGCCCAACGGTGGATGGGCCGTCAGTCCAGGTGGGTGCCCTGGGGCCGCGCACGGTCACGTTGGGCCCGGCGGGAACAGCGGACGACGACGGCGGTGCAGCGGACGCGGGTACCGGACTGGGGTCCCTGCTCGCCCCAGCCGTGGAACCGGTGATCACCCCGGCCTCGCCCGCTGGAGAAGGCACGTCAGGGACCGCAGCAGCGCCTCCGGCGGCGACGGTGGCTGCCCCCGTGACCACCGGATCCGAACCAGTCGCGCCCGAGCCGCCCTCACTCCCACCCCTCTGGGCCCCCGAAGCTGAACTGGCGCACAACAAAACCGCGGCTCCCGCCCCGCCAGCCGGCGCACCGGAATCCCTCACTACCGGATCCCTTGGCACCGAGGCCTTGGTGCCGGACAGCAACACGGCCGCCATCCTCACGGTTTTCAACGAAATCAACAAGTACCGGGTGGCCAATAGCCTGGCCCCGGTCAAGTACCACCCCACGGTTGCCGGCCTGGCGCAGGAGTGGTCCAACAGCATCGCCTCCCGCGAAGTCATTGAACACCGCGCCAGCTTCTGGACCGATCCCCGGGCCCTGAACCCGACCAGCGCTGGTGAGGTCATCGCAATTCGCACGGACCGCAACGCGGCAATGCTGGTGGAGTGGTGGAAAACCTCGCCCGGCCACAACGCGATGCTGCTCGATCCGCGGTTCAACGTCATGGGCGCCGGGATCTCCTACACGAACAGCCAGTACACAATCTGGGGCGTGGTGAACTTCTTCGGTTACACCACCCTGCCCGCCGGCACCGTCACCTCCCCCGGGGGCAGTTCCGCCGGCGGGGGCGCGTTCCCCGCCCCGGCGCCCACCGTGTGCGATCCCGCCGTCAAACACATGCCGCCCACCCTGGATCTGACCAGCGCGGCGATCAACAGTGCAGCTGATCTGGTGACCATCAACGCCTCAGGCCAGCTCATCAACCGCCCCTCCACAGGGAACAGGACCTTTGGTGCTGCCAAGGTCATCGGCTCCGGATTTGGTACGGCCAAGGAGGTGCTCACCACAGACTGGGACCGTGACGGCGCCTATGACCTCCTGACCCAGTGGAACGACGGCCGGCTGACGCTCCACCGGGGTATCGCCACCGGAGGGTTCCAACCCTCGTTCACACTGGGCTCGGGCGGCTGGGAAACCATGACGCTGGCCGTGGGCGGCTGGTGTGCCAACAACCGGCTTCCCCAGCTGGTCGCCCTGGACGCCGGCGGCACCCTGTTCCTCTACCCGAACGTGGGCGTGGCCGACATGTCCACGCGCACCCAGATGGCCACCGGCGTATCGGCCAGGAAGCTCGCCATGGTGGATTATGACGCCGACGGCTTCCAGGATCTCCTGGCCATAAAGCCAGACGGCGGTGTGCTGCTTTACCGCGGAGCAGGCACTCCGGCGCCACGCGTCGAAGCCCGCCTTACCGTCACCACCGACTGGGCCGATGTCACCGGAATCCGTCCGCTGCGTGACGTGACCGCCCTGAACTCCACGGGGGTGGCGCTGCGCCGGGCCAATGACGTGGTGCAGTACTGGAACCTGAGCACCGGAACCCTGGCGTCGCCGTCGAACATCACCGGAAGCTGGGCGGGCCAGCGGCTGGCGCAGTAGCCCTCAGGCCGCCGACCGCAATTCCAGGACATCCTTGAGCCGCGCGAGCTGGGACACTTCGGCCTTGATGGTGCGCTGGATGCCGGTGTTCATCAGGCCCAGGAGGCCCCTGGGCTGGTATTCGAGGGCGAATCTGACCCTTGTGCCGGCCGGTTCGGTGCTGAGGTAGTAGCCGCCGGAGTGCTGCGACGGTCCGGAGATCACCCGGAACTCGATCTCGGCGCCCGGCCTGGCCTGCGTTATTTCGAAGTCGGCGGAGATGGTCCGGCCTGACCGGCCCGTGGTGGTCTGCCGGTAGACGGCGCCCTTGGTTCCGGCGGCACCGGTCACCAGGCTGATGCTGCGGATGCCCCCCCGCCATTGCGGAAGGTTCATGCCGTCCACCAGGAACGTGTACACACTCATTGCGTCGCACCGGATAAGTACCTCGTGCTCTGCAAATGCCATGGGAGTCCTTAGTTAGCGGCGGTCAGTGGTAGCCCGCCCCACCCCCATGACACCGCAGCTAACGGGTTCAGAGTAGCCACTTGGCCCGCCCCGGACCTAGCCACCGGCGGCGCCGTTATTGAAGAGTTACTGGATGACGCGGCGGGTAGCGGCTATCCCGGCGGACACGCACGCGGTGCGTGGCCCCGGTGCGGACGCTGGATCGCATCTGCGCTAAGCTAAGTTCTGCCCCGCTCAAAACGGGGCGATGCGGCTGTAGCTCAATGGTAGAGCGCTAGCTTCCCAAGCTTGATACGCGGGTCCGATTCCCGTCAGCCGCTCCAAAATCTTCGAATCATGGTGTCCGCCGCGCGGCAGCGATTCCTAGCTGCTCCGGGCCTTCCTGATGGCCCGTTCCACGGCCTTCTTCAGCGTCGCCAGCCTGGCCGCCTCCTGTTTCCGGCAGGTGCCCTCCTTGACCCCGGAAAACATGCGCCCGATTCCCTTGGGAACGTACTGCGCAGTCACGGTCAGCCGGGTGCTGTCCGCCACGGGATACACCACGCACGAACAGGTGATGGTTTCCGTGCGGGTTTCGTGTGTTTCGGTCCAGGAACGGTCCGCCACCAGGTGCTCGACATGGAGCACCACGCCCTCCTGGCCGGGAACTGCCGAGCGGGCCTGGACATCCACGCAGAACGCGTAGACCTCCGGGCGGCCACAGGGGACAAGGACCGTACTCTCAATCGTGATGGTTCCCATGATTCTGTTCCCGTACTTCCGCAGGCCTGCCCGGCACAGTGCCCAGAGCGCCATTTTCACACCGGGAACCCGCGGGCACAATGGTCGGCGCGCCGGCGGGTCGGTTTCAACTTTGTACGCGCATCCTTCGGTGGCCGTTAGGCCCTGCCGTGTATCGTCAGAAGTCAGGAACCTCTTCGGTTCCGCTACAGGAGCAATCATGGCTGACAAGTCCCCGCGTCAAGCAGCATCCAAAAAAGCCGGCAAGTCCATCAAGGAAAAGCGCGCCGACAAGCGGGCCGCCGGAGCCCCGGCCACCTCCCTGGACGTCACGTCCAAGGCCGCAAAAAAGAAGTGAGTGGCAAACAGAGCCACCTGACCCTGGGCGTCCTGGCCTCCACCCGGAAACAGGACGAACGCCGCCTCCCCATCCACCCCCTGCATTTCGAGCGGATCGCGCCGGAACTGCGCCAGCGCATCATCCTGGAGCAGGGCTACGGCGAGCGCTTCGGCGTCTCGGATGACCACCTCGGAACCCTGGTGGGCAAAATGGCCACCAAGGAAGCGCTACTGGCGGAGGCCGACGTCGTCCTCCTACCGAAGCCGCAGCCGGAGTGCCTCGCGGAACTGCGGGACGGCCAGGTCCTCTGGGGCTGGCCGCACTGTGTCCAGGACCGTGCCATCACGCAGCTGGCCATCGACAAGAAGCTCACGCTGATTGCCTTCGAAGCGATGAACCACTGGGCGAGCGACGGCGGTTTTGGGCTTCACGTGTTCCACAAGAACAACGAGCTGGCAGGGTACTGCTCCGTACTTCATGCGCTCTCGCTCACCGGATCCACCGGCGACTACGGCCGCCGGCTCAGTGCCGTGGTGATTGGTTTCGGCGCTACCGCCCGCGGCGCCGTAACCGCGCTGAACGCGCACGGCATCCACGATGTCCAGGTGCTCACCAACCGGGGAGTAGCCGCCGTCGGCGCCCCGATCCACTCGGTCAACATCGTCCAGTTTGATCATGACGACAAGGCGCCCTTCCTGAGCCAGGTCATCACTGAGCGGGGCCGGGTTCCGCTGGCGCCGTTCCTGGCTGAAAGCGACATCGTGGTCAACTGCACGCTGCAGGACCCGAACAATCCGCTGACGTATTTGCGGGCTGAGGACCTCGCGGCGTTCAGCCCGGGCAGCCTGGTGGTCGATGTGTCATGCGATGAGGGAATGGGCTTCAGCTGGGCGCGCTCCACCACGTTCGCCGAACCGATGTTTACCATCGGCGACCACATCAACTATTACGCAGTGGACCACAGCCCGTCCTACCTCTGGAATTCCTCCAGCTGGGAGATCAGCCAGGCCCTGCTGCCGTTCCTTGAGACGGTCATCGGCGGCCCGGAGGCGTGGGACGGAAACGAAACCATTTCCCGCTCCATCGAGATCCGCGAGGGTGTGGTCCTCAACAAGGACGTGCTGGAATTCCAGCGGCGCGAGGCCGAGTACCCGCACCTCCCGGCCTAGCCGGCACCCCTCGGGCCGCGGCGCGTACGCCGCGGCCCTTTTAGGCGGACCCTCTAGTCCGGGCCTTCTGCGCCGGGCTGTTTACGCATGCTTTTTACGCGGCTGCCTCACGGCTGATGATCCGCAGCGGGTGGCGCCGGTCCTTAAGGTCCACCCTGAGTGACAGCGCGCCCTTTCGTGCCAGGACGACGCCGACAGTCACCGCGGCGAGCGCCGGCACCCCGCCGGAGACCAAGAGTGCCACGTGCGGGTCCACGTGCTCGGCGATCCAGCCGAGCATGGGCCCGCCGATGGCCTGGCCGCCGATCAGCACCATGATGTACAGGCTCATGACCCGGCCCCGGATGCCCATGTTGGAGCTGATCTGGACCAGCTGGTTGGAACTGGTCAGGAACATCAGGCACCAGAATCCGGACAGGACCATCACCACGCTGAACCACACCATGGACGGCGCCAGTGCGGCCAGGCACAGCATCAGACCGTACATTCCGGCGCAGAATACCACCGACCGGAGCCGCAGCTGGCGGCGCCGGGTGGAGGCGACAGCACCGGCCAACGCTCCGAGTGCCACCAGGGCGTTCAGCAGGCCATAGCCACCGGCACCGACGTCGTACACGTGGTCCGCGAAGGCGGCGAGCAGGACGGGCAAGCTCATGGCGAAGACGGAGATGAAGCCGGCCATCAGCCACGGCCAGTAGATGGTGGGTTTGCTGAGCGCGTACTGCAGCCCCTCACGCAGCATGCCCTTTCTCTTGGGGGCGGGAGCGCTGAGGAACAGCTGCTCCTTGCGCAGGAGCATCAGCATGGTCGCCGTGGAGCAGCACGCCAGCGCATTCGCGGCGAAGGCCCAGCCGGCGCCAACGGCGGTGAGCAGCAGTCCTGCCAGCGCCGGGCCGATCAGTCCGCCCAGCTGGAACGTGGTGGAGTTGACGCTGATGGCGTTCCGGAGGTACCTGGGACCTACCAGCTCGTTGACGAACACCTGGCGCGCGGGCTGATCCAGTACCGTGACCAGGCCCAGCAGCAGCGCGATGACATAGACGTGCCACACTTCGATGGCGCCCGTCAGGGCAAGCACCGCGAGTGCCGCAGCTAGGACCGCGGCGAGGCTCTGGCAAAGGATGAGGATCCTGCGCTTGGCGAACCGGTCCGCCATCATGCCGCCCCACGGCCCCAGAAGCAGCGACGGCATGAACTGCAGAGCCACCGTGATGCCCACGGCGGTGACGGAACCGGACAGTTCCAGCACCAGCCAGTCCTGGGCGATCCGCTGCATCCAGAGGGCGGTGACCGCGACAAAGTGCCCAATCGCGAAGATGCGGAAATTGGGGACTCGCAGGGAGATAAACGTGTGCCGCCAGGGAAGGTGTTCACTGACCAAGGCGATGGGTTGGGTCCGGGTGGAAGCGGCGGAGGCGGAGTCGATGACGGGCTGGCTGACGGTTGCCGACGTTGGCGGTGGGGGTGCCACAGGGATGTCCTCAGGGAAGCGGGCGGACTGGGATGCTTCCCACGCTAGGCTGATCCCACGTGATTATGTAGTCTTATCGCGTCTATAACTACCATTACAAAACGTAATATCTCCCGCTCTGACGTGGGTGAACAGCCGGCCAGGCAGCCAAGGAGTCCATCGTGTTCGAACCCGCCCAGCTCCGCTCCTTCCTTGCTGTGGCCGAGACGCTCAGTTTCACCAAGGCAGCGGAACGCCTGGGCCTGGCACAGCCCACCGTCAGCCAGCACGTCCGCAAGCTGGAGACGGCCGCGAAGCGCATCCTCGTCAGCAGGGATACGCGCGATGTCCGGCTCACGGACAACGGGGACGCGATGGCCGGCTTCGCCCGCACCATCCTTGCCGCCCACGATGCCGCTACGCGGTACTTTTCCGGCTCGGCCATGCGGGGTCGGCTGCGTTTCGGCACGGCCGACGACCTGGCCATCACCGGCCTCCCCCGGATCCTTCGTGAGTTCCGGCAGGTCTATCCACAGATCAACCTGGAGCTCACCGTTGGCCAGAGCGACCAGCTGTACAAGAAACTCAACGCGGGCCAGCTGGACCTGGTGTTTGTGAAGTGGGTGGCCGGCGTCAAGGACGGCACGGTGGTCCAGCACGACACCTTTTCCTGGGTGGGACTGGAGCAGACGTCCCTGGAGCCCGGGGATCCCGTACCGCTGATCGCCTACCCCTCCCCCAGCCTTAGCCGGAAACTGGCCATCGATGCGCTGGAATCAATCGGCCGGACCTGGCGGATCACGTGCACCACCCGGCAGATCAGCGGCGTCCTGGCGGCACTCCGGGCAGGCATCGGCGTTGCCGTGATGCCGACGTCGCTGGTTCCCGAAGACCTGAAAATCATCACCCGCCGGTTCGACCTGCCGCCGGTGGGCGACGTCGACTTCACCCTCATCCGCAACCCGCTGGCCAACGCCGAGGTGATCGATGCGCTGACTCAGGCCATCGTCGGACGGACGCTCAAAAAGTCGGTCTGACCAAATTTGCCGCAGGGTTCAGGGCTGTTAACGAACCATTGAAGTAAAAGCCCGCCTCCTCTATGCTGGATTATCCATGGGTCAAGCAGTGGCAAATTTAACACTACGAGTGCGCCCTGCAGCCCATGATGCGGCCGTACTCGGGATAGGCAGCCAATGACGACAGCCGAGAATACCCATTTACACACTGTGTATACCCAGCGACATAGCACTGCACGGCCGCTGGTCACCCATCATTCCAGCCACAACACCGGCATTTCGCGGGCCGCCGAGTACATCGGCAAGCCCACATGCGACAAGTGCGGCACTGATGAGTTCATTTACCTCGAGTCCTACATTCCGCCGGTGTACCGGCGTGACGGGGCGGTCAGGACACTGGGCGAAGTCGCCTACACCTGCACCCGTTGCGAAAATTTCTCCGCCCATAATGTTCCTGCATCGTGGACTCCCCCAGGCTGGTATCTGGGCTAATCACCAACGGTCTCCAGGCTCGCCCCGGCGCAGCCCCTGATCACTACCCAACTATTCAATAGCGAAGGCCCGGCAACCGCCTGATGGCGGCCACCGGGCCTTTTCGTGTCTTCGGCCGCCCTGAGTCCGGCCTAGACCAGCCCTAGATCAGTGACGCCGAGAGGTGGTTCGGGGTGCCGAACCGGTGGGCCGTAATGCTGATGGCCTGCTCGTGCAGGAACGGCAACAGCTCCACCCGCCCGGCCTCCGTGACCGCGTGGGCGTAGATCGCCAGGTCCGGACGCCCGTCCGTGGCCTCGGCGAGGGCTTTGGCGTCCCCGCCGATCAGGCGGATCCGCGCCCCGGCCAGTTTGCCCGCCGCGGCGAGGCGGGCCGCCGAAGCCAGCCAACCGGCGTCGGACTCCACCGTGACGTTGATGTCCAGCCCGGTAAGCACGGCGCGCAGCTGGGCGGGAAGGTCGACGGCGGTGGAGACGGTGAGTGCCGAACCGGCCAGGACGCCGGCCGCCACGGTCCGCGCCAGGTGGGCCAGTGGGGCACCTTCGGAGAGCCGCACGGTGACCGGCAGCGCACGGTAGCGGAAGATGTTCCGCTCCGCACTCAGTCCGGAAACGTCCTGGGCGTTGCCGAACTCCTCGTCCCAGGCCAGGGCATCAGACTCCAGGGAGCGCTGGAGCGACTCGCGCTCCGCCGGATCCAGGGCCTCCGCGGCGGCATTCAGGATGCGGCCGACGCCCGCATTGGTGACACTTGCCGCGGCTGCGGCTTCCGCACTAACCCAGTAGCCGAGGCCGGTCAGATAGTTGGGTCCGCCTGCCTTGGTCCCGGCCCCGACGGCGGATTTCTTCCAGCCGCCGAACGGCTGGCGCTGCACGATGGCGCCGGTGATGCCGCGGTTCACATAGAGGTTTCCGGCCTGGATGGAGTCCAGCCAGGTGCCGAGCTCGTCCGGGTCCAGGGCATGCAGGCCGGCGGTGAGGCCGTACTCGACCTGGTTCTGGATCTCGATGGCCTCCTCCAGCGTGTCAGCGGTCATGACGCCCAGGACCGGTCCGAAGAATTCAGTGAGGTGGACGTAGGATCCGCGGCGCACGCCGTAGCGCACGCCCGGGCTCCAGAGACGGCCCGTATCGTCCAGCTTGCGCGGTTCCACAGCCCAGGTTTCGCCCTCGCCCAGGGTGGTGAGGGCGTTGAGCAGCTTGCCGTTTGCGGGCTCGATGATGGGGCCCATCTGGCTGGTGGGGTCCTGCGGGTAGCCCACCTTCAGCGAGGTGACGGCATCAACCAGCTGGTTGTGGAATCGCTTCGATTTAGCAACAGTGCCCACCAGGATCACCAGGGAGGCGGCGGAGCACTTCTGGCCGGCGTGGCCGAACGCGGAATACGCCACGTCCTTCGCGGCCAGGTCCAGGTCCGCACTCGGCGTGACGATGATGGCGTTCTTGCCGCTCGTCTCGGCCAGCAGCGGAAGGTCCTTGCGGAAGGAGCGGAACAGCTCTGCCGTCTCGTAGCCGCCGGTGAGGATCACGCGGTCCACTGCGGGGTGCGAGATCAGCTGCTGACCGAGCTCACGCTCGCCGAGCTGGACCATGGTCAGCACGTCGCGCGGGATGCCGGCTTCCCACAGTGCTTCGATCATCACGGCGCCGCTGCGGCGGGCCTGCTTGGCGGGTTTGATCACGACGGCGGAGCCGGCGGCGAGTGCCGCGAGGGTGGACCCTGCCGGGATGGCGACCGGGAAGTTCCACGGCGGGGTCACCACGGTGAGCTCGGCCGGGACGAACGTGGCGCCGTCGACCTTTTCCAGCTTCCGGGCGGACTCGGCGTAGTAGTGGGCAAAGTCCACGGCTTCGCTGACCTCGGGATCGCCCTGGTCGAGGGTTTTGCCGGTTTCGCTGGCCATGACCTCCAGGAGGTCGGCGCGGCGGGCTTCGAGGACGTCGCCGGCGCGGTGCAGGATCTCGGCGCGCTCGTCGCCGGTCAGGGCACCCCAGGCCTTGCCCTTCTCGACGGCGGTGGCGATGACGGCGTTCAGGGTCGCCTCGTCGTTGATCGTGGCGGCCTCGACGGCGGCGTTGCCCAGCGCGGAGCCTGCCACTCGGCCCAGGATGGCACGGCCCCAGTCGCGGTTGGCGGGCAGCGACGGATCGGTGTCCGCGGTGTTCTCGAACGAGTCGTGCGGCATCGGCGC
Proteins encoded:
- a CDS encoding MFS transporter codes for the protein MNTASAPEAIQPSSELASGTQSTSKGRVLAWAAWDWGSAAFNAVMTTFVFTVYLTSNAFGGEDQASAVLGSALAIAGIAIALLAPVTGQRSDNGGRRKLWLGVNTAAVAILTGLCFFVFPRPEFLLLGVSLIALGNVFFEFAGVNYNAMLAQISTPKNIGKVSGFGWGMGYLGGIVALLIVLQLFVQPSFDWFGASTEDSLNIRLVAVFSALWFFIFALPVLFAVPELPRPERAQPLNFVASYGLLIRRIKAIYATSPHTIYFLLASAVFRDGLAAVFTFGGIIAAGTFGFELSEVIFFAIFGNVVAAVGAVIGGFLDDRVGPKAVIVGSLVGLLIAGTMILVLGNGDYIFFGTAWAGSTTFWVFGLFLCLFVGPAQSSSRAYLARLAPHGESGELFGLYATTGRAVSFLAPALFTLCIVLATPLVAPGEAQRWGILGIMVVLLAGLLVLLPVKSPAKTAIAVVPVS
- a CDS encoding cation:proton antiporter regulatory subunit, which gives rise to MNVDETDLPGLGRRKDFMTASGRRIGVVELREGMMELIVSTWDDPDTCQASIPLTGDEAAALGNLLGGQHLAMKLSEEHKEIPGIVTRQFSIAPESPFQNQPMGKACIRTRCGVSIVAIMREGEVLPSPGPDVVLHSGDLLVAVGTQEGLDSAADILRNG
- a CDS encoding cation:proton antiporter — its product is MDPLALTLIELGAVVFCLGLLARLAGRIGMSPIPLYLVGGLAFGAGGVVKLEGMQEFAHLSGEIGVILLLLMLGLEYTAAELFTGLRKSWQAGVLDLVLNFVPGAALALLLGWGLVGAMVMGGVTYISSSGIAAKVITDLGRIGNRETPVVLSILVFEDLAMAVYLPILTATLSGVGFLGGLTTVGISLAVVTVVLMVALRHGHRVSQAVHSENSEVFLLNLLGAALLVAGVASALQVSAAVGAFMLGIAISGATAHSATRILEPLRDLFAAIFFVAFGLNTDPATIPPVFGWALLLAVITAITKMLTGIWAAKRAGIARPGRFRAGAALIARGEFSIVIAGLAVASGVVPDDLAALATAYVLIMAILGPLAARYVEPALKAFGGPVRLAAKA
- the dcd gene encoding dCTP deaminase; this translates as MLISDRDIRAELNSQRIVLEPYDPEMVQPSSVDVRIDRFFRLFDNHKYAHIDPAEEQPELTRLVEVESGEPFILHPGEFVLGSTYETVTLPDDIAARLEGKSSLGRLGLLTHSTAGFIDPGFSGHVTLELSNMATLPIKLWPGMKIGQLCFFRLTSAAEFPYGSGEYGNRYQGQRGPTASRSHLNFHRTEV
- a CDS encoding CAP domain-containing protein; translated protein: MNKFAAPAVVAMLCALALVSPAAGMYSGPTVDGPSVQVGALGPRTVTLGPAGTADDDGGAADAGTGLGSLLAPAVEPVITPASPAGEGTSGTAAAPPAATVAAPVTTGSEPVAPEPPSLPPLWAPEAELAHNKTAAPAPPAGAPESLTTGSLGTEALVPDSNTAAILTVFNEINKYRVANSLAPVKYHPTVAGLAQEWSNSIASREVIEHRASFWTDPRALNPTSAGEVIAIRTDRNAAMLVEWWKTSPGHNAMLLDPRFNVMGAGISYTNSQYTIWGVVNFFGYTTLPAGTVTSPGGSSAGGGAFPAPAPTVCDPAVKHMPPTLDLTSAAINSAADLVTINASGQLINRPSTGNRTFGAAKVIGSGFGTAKEVLTTDWDRDGAYDLLTQWNDGRLTLHRGIATGGFQPSFTLGSGGWETMTLAVGGWCANNRLPQLVALDAGGTLFLYPNVGVADMSTRTQMATGVSARKLAMVDYDADGFQDLLAIKPDGGVLLYRGAGTPAPRVEARLTVTTDWADVTGIRPLRDVTALNSTGVALRRANDVVQYWNLSTGTLASPSNITGSWAGQRLAQ
- a CDS encoding SRPBCC family protein; amino-acid sequence: MAFAEHEVLIRCDAMSVYTFLVDGMNLPQWRGGIRSISLVTGAAGTKGAVYRQTTTGRSGRTISADFEITQARPGAEIEFRVISGPSQHSGGYYLSTEPAGTRVRFALEYQPRGLLGLMNTGIQRTIKAEVSQLARLKDVLELRSAA
- a CDS encoding N(5)-(carboxyethyl)ornithine synthase gives rise to the protein MSGKQSHLTLGVLASTRKQDERRLPIHPLHFERIAPELRQRIILEQGYGERFGVSDDHLGTLVGKMATKEALLAEADVVLLPKPQPECLAELRDGQVLWGWPHCVQDRAITQLAIDKKLTLIAFEAMNHWASDGGFGLHVFHKNNELAGYCSVLHALSLTGSTGDYGRRLSAVVIGFGATARGAVTALNAHGIHDVQVLTNRGVAAVGAPIHSVNIVQFDHDDKAPFLSQVITERGRVPLAPFLAESDIVVNCTLQDPNNPLTYLRAEDLAAFSPGSLVVDVSCDEGMGFSWARSTTFAEPMFTIGDHINYYAVDHSPSYLWNSSSWEISQALLPFLETVIGGPEAWDGNETISRSIEIREGVVLNKDVLEFQRREAEYPHLPA
- a CDS encoding MFS transporter; the encoded protein is MAPPPPTSATVSQPVIDSASAASTRTQPIALVSEHLPWRHTFISLRVPNFRIFAIGHFVAVTALWMQRIAQDWLVLELSGSVTAVGITVALQFMPSLLLGPWGGMMADRFAKRRILILCQSLAAVLAAALAVLALTGAIEVWHVYVIALLLGLVTVLDQPARQVFVNELVGPRYLRNAISVNSTTFQLGGLIGPALAGLLLTAVGAGWAFAANALACCSTATMLMLLRKEQLFLSAPAPKRKGMLREGLQYALSKPTIYWPWLMAGFISVFAMSLPVLLAAFADHVYDVGAGGYGLLNALVALGALAGAVASTRRRQLRLRSVVFCAGMYGLMLCLAALAPSMVWFSVVMVLSGFWCLMFLTSSNQLVQISSNMGIRGRVMSLYIMVLIGGQAIGGPMLGWIAEHVDPHVALLVSGGVPALAAVTVGVVLARKGALSLRVDLKDRRHPLRIISREAAA